The Aedes aegypti strain LVP_AGWG chromosome 3, AaegL5.0 Primary Assembly, whole genome shotgun sequence genome contains a region encoding:
- the LOC5566318 gene encoding E3 ubiquitin-protein ligase KCMF1, translating into MNRIHPRITCDVCGRVNIVGTRYACLVCEEYDMCEMCFSYRCRSHQHKPYHPMQAILPEDEFFDSLRRVGPNELRIYCCPYCGEKGLSVTGMIKHLQRFHHFGGHPVRCPICLVYKMRNRHLLKTTLLQHLLGRHKEECVPRRGPPQAQCAPECSICMDPMTMMSSVRNLQCGHQFHSGCISNWLMNSSNCPLCRANVGARGHTIATIGYLEMF; encoded by the exons atgaatagAATACATCCAA GGATTACTTGCGATGTTTGCGGCAGGGTCAACATTGTCGGCACTCGATATGCTTGTTTGGTGTGTGAAGAGTACGATATGTGTGAGATGTGCTTCAGCTATCGCTGCCGCAGCCACCAGCATAAGCCCTACCATCCGATGCAGGCGATCCTCCCGGAGGACGAATTCTTCGACAGCCTTCGCAGAGTCGGTCCAAATGAACTTCGCATATACTGCTGCCCTTACTGTGGCGAGAAAGGTCTGAGTGTCACTGGGATGATCAAGCACCTACAGCGGTTCCATCACTTTGGAGGACATCCGGTCCGGTGTCCAATCTGCTTGGTATACAAGATGAGGAATAGACACTTGCTCAAGACTACATTGTTGCAACATTTGCTGGGTCGGCACAAGGAAGAATGTGTCCCCAGGAGGGGTCCACCACAGGCGCAATGTGCTCCGGAGTGTTCAATCTGCATGGATCCAATGACAATGATGAGCAGTGTCAGAAATTTGCAGTGTGGCCATCAGTTTCATTCCGGTTGCATCTCGAACTGGCTGATGAACAGTTCGAACTGTCCACTTTGCCGAGCGAATGTTGGTGCTCGTGGTCACACTATTGCTACCATCGGATATCTAGAAATGTTTTAA